In Ruminococcus sp. HUN007, a genomic segment contains:
- a CDS encoding ABC transporter ATP-binding protein, with product MSVINVQSVSKTFKSVKALDDVSLTIEKGHIYGLLGGNGAGKTTLFNIISDREIPSSGSIMLDGQPVKESSDLLRKMYFTGAENILPAGMRLRDAVDSLKYFYKNADKAYAEKLFASFGIDSGKRFSELSTGSYTLAGAVLALASGADFIFLDEPTLGVDANNREMFYRLLLERFLQTESAFIIATHLIDECAGLLEHCFVLKKGKIIADDECEALMESAYVVEGNAVDVDGYAEGKEVLNRNSAGSLASVCIKGEPEDIPETLSFSRPSLQKLIVSLTGGGSNA from the coding sequence ATGAGCGTAATAAATGTACAGTCCGTTTCAAAGACTTTCAAGTCGGTAAAAGCTCTTGATGACGTATCACTGACCATTGAAAAGGGACATATTTACGGACTTCTCGGGGGCAACGGAGCAGGAAAAACAACTCTTTTCAACATTATTTCCGACCGTGAGATCCCGTCTTCGGGAAGCATTATGCTTGACGGTCAGCCGGTAAAAGAAAGCAGTGACCTGCTCAGAAAAATGTATTTTACGGGTGCCGAAAACATTCTGCCGGCAGGCATGCGTTTACGTGATGCTGTCGATTCACTGAAGTATTTCTATAAAAATGCGGATAAGGCTTATGCAGAAAAACTTTTTGCTTCTTTCGGAATAGATTCCGGAAAGCGTTTTTCAGAACTTTCGACAGGGTCGTATACTCTTGCAGGAGCGGTTCTCGCACTGGCAAGCGGAGCAGATTTCATTTTCCTTGATGAACCGACACTTGGTGTCGATGCAAACAATCGCGAAATGTTTTACCGCCTGCTTCTTGAGCGCTTTTTGCAAACAGAATCAGCATTCATCATAGCAACTCATCTTATCGACGAATGCGCGGGACTTCTCGAACATTGTTTCGTTCTGAAAAAAGGAAAAATAATTGCAGATGATGAATGTGAAGCGCTCATGGAAAGTGCTTATGTTGTTGAAGGCAATGCCGTAGACGTTGACGGATATGCAGAAGGAAAGGAAGTTCTGAACAGGAACTCTGCAGGTTCTCTTGCAAGCGTATGCATAAAGGGCGAACCGGAAGATATACCGGAAACACTCAGCTTTTCCCGTCCTTCATTACAGAAACTTATAGTATCATTAACAGGAGGTGGCAGCAATGCGTGA
- a CDS encoding GntR family transcriptional regulator translates to MSVNYSDFSDSEPIYIQIAEWLENKIVTGQLKEDEQIPSTTELSVSLKINPATIRKGVNILVDKGLVYKKRGMGMYVAKNANENVLDDRKVRFYDDYIAPLLAEAHRLGLEKKDIIEMLKGDGDR, encoded by the coding sequence ATGAGTGTGAATTATTCTGATTTCAGCGATTCCGAGCCGATATATATACAGATAGCCGAATGGCTCGAAAACAAGATCGTCACGGGTCAGCTTAAGGAAGACGAACAGATACCGAGTACGACAGAGCTTTCCGTGAGCCTGAAGATCAATCCGGCCACGATACGCAAGGGTGTAAACATTCTGGTCGACAAGGGACTGGTGTACAAGAAAAGAGGGATGGGTATGTATGTTGCGAAAAATGCTAATGAAAATGTTCTTGATGACCGTAAGGTAAGGTTCTACGATGACTATATTGCACCGCTTCTTGCAGAGGCTCATCGTCTCGGACTTGAAAAGAAGGACATAATAGAAATGCTGAAAGGAGACGGGGACAGATGA